The Leptolyngbya sp. 'hensonii' sequence AAAAACTTGAAATGGGGATTGCTGGCATAGGCCACATTATTGACCACCTGGGTGGGCAAGTCCGGTCTTTGCTCGGCAATATTGGAAGAGGAGATAGAACCGCCCACAAACTCAACCCCGATCGGCTTGGAGGTTGGGTCATCAAAGTTGAGCAGTTGATAGCCTGCGATGAAGGTATGCAAGTCACCTGTAATCGTGACGAAATTCTTCACCCCAGCTTTGTCCAACAAACTGAAGATGAACTGCCGTTCTGCAGGATAGCCATCCCACTGATCCAGAGTAAAGAATAGATCCAGAGGAATGCCAAACAGGGCTTGGGAAAACTGAGCCTTGATTTTGAACTGCAGGGTCATGACTTCATTCCCCCAGATTTTCCAGGTCCGGGTAGATTTGACCATTTTGCTGAGGAACCATTGCCGCTGGGTTTTACCAAGCATGCTGCGAGCCGGATTTTTCAGATTGGCACATCCGGGAGTAAAATAGCGGGCTTCCAGGTTAGTGGCTGTGGGTTGCTCCTGCAAACCGCAGGGTGGGCCATCCCGATACAACCGCTCATCGGTCATGACCAGTTCCATCAGATCGCCAAAGACAAAGGAGCGGTAAATCTGAATCGAGTCGATCGCCCCTTCATCGGGCTCAAAGTCAGGGGCCGCAGGGATATATTCTGCCCAAGCCCGGTTTGCCGCACGGCGACGGCGGGGATTGCGGTTTTGGGATTCATCTGGGGTGTCGATGCTGTATTGCCGGTAGGCATCATTGGCAAATTCGTGGTCATCCCAGATGGCAATGAAAGCAAACTGCTCATGTAAGCGCTGCAGATTCGGGTCAGAGCGATAAGTCCGATATAAATAGCGATAGTCTTCCAGGGTCGTCGCCACCTTTTCACCACTGGGAAGGGCTTGAATGGGACGGACCCCCCCATAGACCTGCTCATAGATATAGTCGCCCAGGTGAACGACAAAATCGACCTCTTCAGTGGAGAGAAACCGCATGGCCGTATAGAAGCCATTGGTGTAGTCCTGGCAACTGATGTAGGCAAATCGAACCTTTGTGATATGGTCTCGACGGGCGGGCAATGTCTTAAAGCGCCCTACAGGACTGACCGCATTGTTGTGGATGAAGCGGTAGTAGTAGGTAGTAAAGGGCTGCAGGGCAGTATTGTGAACCTGAACTTTCGCTGTGTAGTCTTTAGCCGCAGTCGTAACTGCATATCCAGCTAGGACCAATTGCTTAAAATTGGGATCTTGAGCAACCTGAAAAAGTAACACGATCGGGCCGGATTGCTGGGGCTCGACCCTGGTCCAGAGTGTAATTCCATGGGGTTGGGGATCCCCAGAAGCGACACTCTGGGGAAAGATAGGGGAGGCTGCATTGACTGGATCGATCGCCAACAGATGTTGCAATTCCGTCTTTTTTCCCAGGGGCAACCCAGCCAGCTCATGAACCGTCCAGATGGTGACTCCCGTAGCCAGGGAATAGGCCAAAAAGTCTCTTCGCGTCAAACGCTTACCCACAACTGTCCTCCTCCCAACTTCTCAAGACGCCTGCAAGCACTTTTCCTAAAGTAGTCTTTGGCGCTTAAGTTGCTTTTAAGTGGAGTTTAAGACTGGGACATCGGGAGAAGACTATTTCTGAGGCTTTTATCGTCTGTTTTCCAGCCTAATTCCTGCAACCGATGGGGCTCGCCCGTAACCACAATACCTACAGCAGGACAGGAAATCATGACACTCTCATCATCCTGGGCCACAATAATGCAACCGGACAAAAGCTGTTCCGGGCGATCGCAAACCATATTCTGGCCGACTTGCCAATTCATGACGCTCATCAAACTCTAATAAAACTGTAGATCAGTCGGGGGAAGATAACCTCTTACTTTCGTCAGAGATTTCCAAATTTTTCTGGTGGAGATGGTTAGAAATTTGTCTTAAAGAACTGCCCCACTTCCAAAGTCAAAATGGGTTGGCTCAAAGAACTTTGCCGGTTGTTCCCTGCACAACTCAGGTCAGGCCAAGGTATATCCCGCAGTGGTAATCGCCTGTCGGATTTCTGCTGCGGGAACCTGTGTTTCAATATTGACCTGTTTGGTCTGGAGATTGGCTTCAACTTTGGCCATGGGGTCAAGGGCCGTAATGGCCTTGGTAATGGTTTCGCTACAGGCAGAACAGGCCATATCAGGAACAGTGAATTGTAGAGCCATCAGCTTACTCCATTTTGGGGTTGAACGTGATCATTTTCCCATCCCCTGGACAAAATCTAACAGTTGATGGGCCATCTGCAGCTTACTGGCAGGAGCCAGTTCCAGGCTTCGACCCTGCCGATCCAGCAGGATAGCGCGATTCCGATCGCTGGCAAAACCGCTCTCAGGCTGGTCAATAGGATTGGCTGCGATCGCATCCAGTTGTTTACGCTGCAGCTTGTCCAGAGCCGGAGCTAGCATATCCCCTGACTGGGCAGCGAATCCGATCAGCCGCTGGTGGGGCTGTTTTTGCTGTCCTAGCTCAGCCACAATATCAGGAACTGTTTTCAGGGGCAGGCAATCGGGCAGGGCCTGCTTGGACAGTTTTCCGGCACTGTAGGAGGCAGGGCTAACGTCAGCAACCGCTGCTGCCATGATCGTCCAATCACTGCGGGGGAAATGGGTGAGCATGGCTTGGTGCATCTCATCGGCACGGACGATCGGAATTCGGCGAACCGCACCCAGAGGCTCCAGCAGGACATTTTCCATCGGGCCATGGACCAGGGTCACCTCAGCTCCCCGGTGCAGAGCCGCCTGGGCCAGGGCGATCCCCATCCGGCCTGTGGAAGGGTTGCCAATAAAGCGTACTGGATCCAAAAATTCACGGGTTCCTCCGGCACTAATCAGGATGTGCAGGCCAGCCAAATCTCGCAGGCCACGGGTATGCAGCAAGGATTGGATATGAGGCAGAATTTCGGCTGGTTCAGCCATCCGGCCTGCCCCGACCCGATCGCAGGCCAGTTGTCCCTGTCCTGGGCCTACCTGGTGATACCGGGAATCGACACAGAGCTGCTGCCAGTTTCGTTGCACCGATCGCTGTTCCCACATGTCGGTATTCATGGCTGGGGCTAGGAGTACTGGGCAGGTAGAGGCCAGCACCGTATTCGTTAACAAATTGTCAGCCATACCCCAGGCCAGCTTGGCCAGGGTATTGGCGGTCAGAGGGGCCAGTAGAAAGACTTCTGCCCATTCCCCTAGTTCAATGTGCAACGGACGGCCATGAATCGGTTGCCAGAATAATTCATCCGTATAGGCCGGATGGCGGGCCAGGGTTGCCAGGGTCAGGGGCGAGATGAATGCCTGGGCCTTTTCAGTCAGGATCACCCGAACATCCTTCCCCTCCTTAGCCAGGGTGGAAACTACCTCACAGACCTTATAGGCCGCAATGCCTCCCCCCACCCCAATCAAAATACGGTGTTTGTCATATGTCATTTGTCAGTCAATCAGCTTGATGTCAGGCGATCCGTAACAAATATTGCTGGATCCACCATTAGATACCCTCTGATCCATCACGAATGACCAAGTGACTAGTAGATCAAATTAAAGGTTTTCGAGGGGGTGGAGGGGGTGAAACCCCCTCTTGGGGGCGCAGCCCCCAAACCCCCATGTTGCAAAATTTATTGTTTGCAACACTAGTGACCAATGACCCATCTACGATTCGTCGTAAACTTCCAGATCGAGCAGGTGGAGATAGGGTTCTACCAGCTCGGGTCGTTGGAAGGCAACTGCCCGCAGCAAATGCCAGTCCCTCAGACATTCAAAGGGGCTAGTGTAATTATCCTCTTCCAGACGAGTCGCCATTTGCTTGACATCCTCTGCTGTCAGCTGAGAGACCTCTTGTTCCGAAAATGTCGTGGCATTCATCATGGTGCCTCCTGGCAAGGCGTGTGGCAAACCGGATGTAGTTGTGTATACAGCTACTGACCCAATTTTACTGCCTGAACAAAGCTCCGTAGCAAATCTAAAACTGAAATTTGGACTTCATGTCCCATGTCTAACTC is a genomic window containing:
- a CDS encoding alkaline phosphatase D family protein, with the translated sequence MGKRLTRRDFLAYSLATGVTIWTVHELAGLPLGKKTELQHLLAIDPVNAASPIFPQSVASGDPQPHGITLWTRVEPQQSGPIVLLFQVAQDPNFKQLVLAGYAVTTAAKDYTAKVQVHNTALQPFTTYYYRFIHNNAVSPVGRFKTLPARRDHITKVRFAYISCQDYTNGFYTAMRFLSTEEVDFVVHLGDYIYEQVYGGVRPIQALPSGEKVATTLEDYRYLYRTYRSDPNLQRLHEQFAFIAIWDDHEFANDAYRQYSIDTPDESQNRNPRRRRAANRAWAEYIPAAPDFEPDEGAIDSIQIYRSFVFGDLMELVMTDERLYRDGPPCGLQEQPTATNLEARYFTPGCANLKNPARSMLGKTQRQWFLSKMVKSTRTWKIWGNEVMTLQFKIKAQFSQALFGIPLDLFFTLDQWDGYPAERQFIFSLLDKAGVKNFVTITGDLHTFIAGYQLLNFDDPTSKPIGVEFVGGSISSSNIAEQRPDLPTQVVNNVAYASNPHFKFFNSATHGYTLVEVTPEAMTVTYRSVSTITDLNATVSTLAAFKVPKDQVLIQPI
- a CDS encoding heavy-metal-associated domain-containing protein — encoded protein: MALQFTVPDMACSACSETITKAITALDPMAKVEANLQTKQVNIETQVPAAEIRQAITTAGYTLA
- the coaBC gene encoding bifunctional phosphopantothenoylcysteine decarboxylase/phosphopantothenate--cysteine ligase CoaBC; this encodes MTYDKHRILIGVGGGIAAYKVCEVVSTLAKEGKDVRVILTEKAQAFISPLTLATLARHPAYTDELFWQPIHGRPLHIELGEWAEVFLLAPLTANTLAKLAWGMADNLLTNTVLASTCPVLLAPAMNTDMWEQRSVQRNWQQLCVDSRYHQVGPGQGQLACDRVGAGRMAEPAEILPHIQSLLHTRGLRDLAGLHILISAGGTREFLDPVRFIGNPSTGRMGIALAQAALHRGAEVTLVHGPMENVLLEPLGAVRRIPIVRADEMHQAMLTHFPRSDWTIMAAAVADVSPASYSAGKLSKQALPDCLPLKTVPDIVAELGQQKQPHQRLIGFAAQSGDMLAPALDKLQRKQLDAIAANPIDQPESGFASDRNRAILLDRQGRSLELAPASKLQMAHQLLDFVQGMGK
- a CDS encoding DUF2555 domain-containing protein, encoding MMNATTFSEQEVSQLTAEDVKQMATRLEEDNYTSPFECLRDWHLLRAVAFQRPELVEPYLHLLDLEVYDES